A genomic segment from Saprospiraceae bacterium encodes:
- a CDS encoding hotdog fold thioesterase, producing the protein MTEQNIELFKQVIEQHIPIHKFLGLKLLVLEKGFVRVSVPFRDEVVGDFRRNRWHGGIIATIMDSVGGIVGGTYFKSFEDKLSTIDIRVDYLKGAEASSIIVEGKIVRFGNRILVTKMKAFQNDALIAEGKGVYNFFPKDNPTEK; encoded by the coding sequence ATGACAGAACAAAACATTGAATTATTTAAACAAGTAATTGAACAACACATTCCAATTCATAAATTTTTAGGACTAAAATTATTAGTTCTTGAAAAAGGATTTGTAAGGGTTAGTGTTCCATTCAGAGACGAAGTAGTCGGGGATTTTAGAAGAAACAGATGGCACGGAGGAATTATTGCAACAATCATGGATTCTGTTGGAGGAATTGTGGGCGGAACTTACTTTAAATCTTTTGAGGACAAGTTATCAACAATTGATATAAGAGTAGATTATCTAAAAGGAGCAGAAGCATCGTCAATAATTGTAGAAGGTAAAATTGTTAGATTTGGAAATAGAATACTTGTAACGAAAATGAAAGCCTTCCAAAATGATGCACTAATTGCAGAAGGAAAAGGTGTTTATAATTTTTTTCCAAAAGATAATCCGACAGAAAAGTAA
- a CDS encoding group II intron maturase-specific domain-containing protein, with product MRSLSGQNQNIRKYKGKLLIKPSAKSVQRFLQKVKEIIKKHTTSKTVDLLRELAPVIRGWAIYHRHIVAKATFSKVDHHIWQMLWRWSYRRHAHRKNKKWIKNRYFMRYKGRDWIFFARDEQGKLITIFEASSIPIRRHIKIKDQCNPYDASQELYFEQRSDQLMQQKLVGKRMITYLYKRQQGLCPICQQKITEQTGWNAHHLTPKYLGGKWLTENLVLLHPVCHVQVHQNPVVTAALTTMVGVMYA from the coding sequence ATGCGTTCGCTATCGGGACAAAATCAAAACATCCGTAAATACAAAGGCAAACTGCTTATCAAACCTAGCGCAAAGAGTGTTCAACGTTTTTTGCAAAAAGTAAAAGAGATCATTAAAAAGCATACCACATCAAAAACGGTTGATCTGCTTCGAGAACTGGCTCCGGTGATTCGAGGATGGGCTATCTACCACCGCCATATCGTGGCCAAAGCTACCTTCTCCAAGGTTGACCATCACATTTGGCAGATGCTCTGGCGTTGGTCCTACCGCCGACATGCCCACCGCAAAAACAAGAAGTGGATCAAAAATCGCTACTTCATGCGATACAAAGGTCGCGACTGGATCTTCTTCGCCCGTGATGAACAGGGCAAGCTGATCACCATCTTTGAAGCCAGCAGCATCCCCATCCGCAGGCACATCAAGATCAAAGACCAATGCAATCCATATGATGCCTCCCAGGAATTATACTTTGAGCAAAGGTCAGATCAATTAATGCAACAAAAGCTGGTAGGCAAACGAATGATTACTTATCTTTATAAACGACAGCAGGGCCTATGCCCAATCTGTCAGCAGAAAATAACAGAACAAACAGGCTGGAATGCACACCATCTGACACCCAAATATCTTGGAGGCAAATGGTTGACCGAAAATCTAGTGTTATTACATCCGGTTTGTCATGTACAAGTTCATCAAAATCCGGTAGTGACTGCCGCGTTGACCACAATGGTTGGCGTTATGTATGCTTGA
- a CDS encoding DUF4240 domain-containing protein, whose amino-acid sequence MATTVFRVNIKDINLQFFKELEEKAGASGQVEIKVEGSRHGEGLFSEEQFWRLINQLDWKQKKRADVVSAAINTLSAMPVSAIYLFEDFLSEKLFNLDTRQHAEAYMKQQEDAYFSVDDFLYVRCAVVAEGRAYYEEVEKNPSALDANIDFEQILYIAAEAYNKKTGREFEYSPLYNYETKSNLEKWK is encoded by the coding sequence ATGGCTACAACCGTATTTAGAGTTAACATCAAGGATATAAACCTACAATTTTTCAAAGAACTGGAGGAAAAAGCGGGGGCGTCTGGGCAAGTTGAAATAAAAGTAGAAGGCAGCAGACATGGAGAAGGTTTGTTTTCGGAAGAACAGTTTTGGCGCTTAATTAACCAATTAGACTGGAAACAGAAAAAGCGAGCAGACGTTGTAAGCGCTGCAATAAATACCTTATCTGCAATGCCAGTTTCTGCAATTTACCTGTTTGAGGATTTTCTATCAGAAAAATTATTCAACTTAGATACCAGACAGCATGCAGAAGCATACATGAAGCAGCAGGAAGATGCCTATTTTTCAGTAGACGATTTTTTATATGTGCGATGTGCTGTGGTTGCAGAAGGGCGAGCTTATTATGAAGAGGTTGAGAAAAATCCGTCAGCATTAGATGCGAACATAGATTTTGAACAGATCCTGTACATTGCTGCTGAGGCTTACAACAAAAAGACAGGTCGAGAATTTGAATATTCGCCACTATATAATTACGAAACCAAAAGTAATTTAGAGAAGTGGAAATAG
- a CDS encoding DUF6364 family protein codes for MNTKLTLSLSKEVIEEAKEYAKNHNVSLSFLVENYLLKIISDYQEKIESRGSIVNELSGIINLDEAYDYKEDYTNYLIEKYK; via the coding sequence ATGAACACGAAATTGACCTTAAGCCTAAGCAAGGAAGTAATCGAGGAAGCTAAGGAATATGCTAAAAATCATAATGTAAGCTTATCCTTCTTGGTAGAAAATTATTTATTAAAAATTATCTCTGACTATCAGGAAAAAATAGAATCTAGAGGCAGCATCGTCAATGAGCTGAGTGGAATAATCAATCTTGACGAAGCATACGATTACAAAGAAGATTACACGAATTACTTAATTGAAAAATATAAATGA
- a CDS encoding PIN domain-containing protein: MKQEKVFVDTNIILDWLGRREPYFKYAKALFRKSENQEIEILISTMSYISTEYLLRKQIGKQKAKLALSGIRTISKVCESGEKEIDLSLVSAMKDFEDSFQYYTALNNSAEVIITRNPKDFTNSVIPIMNAEEYIKSKEV, from the coding sequence ATGAAACAAGAAAAAGTTTTCGTGGATACAAATATTATCTTGGATTGGCTTGGAAGAAGAGAACCCTACTTCAAATATGCCAAAGCGTTATTTAGAAAATCAGAAAATCAAGAGATAGAAATATTAATAAGCACTATGAGTTATATTTCTACAGAATATTTACTGAGAAAACAAATTGGGAAACAAAAAGCAAAACTAGCCTTGTCAGGGATTCGAACAATAAGTAAAGTATGTGAAAGTGGTGAAAAAGAAATAGACCTATCTTTAGTGTCAGCAATGAAAGATTTTGAAGACTCCTTTCAATACTATACAGCCTTAAATAACTCAGCGGAAGTAATAATTACGAGAAATCCCAAGGATTTCACTAATTCTGTAATTCCAATAATGAATGCTGAAGAATATATAAAATCTAAAGAAGTATAA